Proteins co-encoded in one Opitutus terrae PB90-1 genomic window:
- a CDS encoding serine hydrolase domain-containing protein, with the protein MKLIRILISLFPVAALTGAALAATTSLPRSTPAAEGVSAAAVAKFVEEADAKVDTIHSFMLVRHGKVVAEGWWTPYAANEPHVLYSLSKSFTSTAVGLAVAEGKLSVTDPVLKFFPEDAPAAPSENLKAMRLRDLLTMSTGHHNEDISDFPFYAQENLVKRFLSLPVAHKPGTFFVYNTPATFMQSAIVQKVTGQSVLEYLKPRLFEPLGIENPVWEATAVGGISMGGFGLNLHTEDIAKFGQLYLQKGKWNGKQLIPEAWIAEATARQMSNGSNPDGDWDQGYGYQFWRCRHGFYRGDGAFGQFCIVMPQYDAVVAITSGTRDMGLVMNLVWDHIVPGLKDSALPADAAAEQSLKERLAHLSIATTKGAASSPLAASIAGRRFVFPANGAGIEAIQFEPAGADGTQPVTVWAGGEERQLVVAHGRWNKGVMGDGGNQPGSELVAASGAWTADDTYTTQIVRYRTPLITTYRCRFAGDQVFMDAENNVAFGERKLPQLVGTAEKR; encoded by the coding sequence ATGAAACTTATCCGGATCCTGATCTCGTTGTTCCCGGTTGCTGCGCTCACCGGCGCGGCCCTGGCGGCCACCACGTCACTGCCCCGCAGCACCCCCGCCGCCGAAGGCGTCTCCGCCGCCGCGGTGGCGAAGTTCGTCGAGGAGGCGGACGCGAAGGTCGACACCATTCACAGCTTCATGCTGGTGCGTCACGGCAAGGTCGTCGCCGAAGGCTGGTGGACGCCCTACGCCGCCAACGAGCCGCACGTGCTGTATTCGCTGAGCAAGAGCTTCACCTCCACTGCGGTCGGACTCGCGGTGGCCGAGGGCAAGTTGAGCGTCACCGATCCGGTGCTGAAGTTCTTCCCCGAAGACGCACCGGCCGCGCCGAGTGAAAACCTCAAGGCGATGCGGCTGCGCGACCTCCTCACGATGTCGACGGGGCACCACAACGAGGACATCAGCGACTTCCCGTTTTACGCGCAGGAAAACCTGGTGAAGCGGTTCCTCTCCCTGCCGGTGGCGCACAAGCCGGGCACGTTCTTCGTCTACAACACGCCGGCCACGTTCATGCAGTCGGCGATCGTGCAAAAGGTGACCGGCCAGTCGGTGCTCGAGTATCTAAAGCCGCGGCTGTTCGAGCCGCTTGGGATTGAAAACCCGGTGTGGGAAGCGACCGCGGTAGGCGGCATATCGATGGGCGGATTCGGGCTTAACCTCCACACCGAGGACATCGCCAAGTTCGGCCAGCTCTACCTGCAGAAAGGAAAATGGAACGGCAAACAGCTGATTCCCGAAGCGTGGATCGCGGAGGCGACCGCACGGCAGATGTCCAACGGCAGCAATCCCGACGGCGACTGGGATCAGGGCTACGGCTATCAGTTCTGGCGGTGCCGCCACGGATTCTACCGCGGCGACGGCGCGTTCGGGCAGTTCTGCATCGTCATGCCTCAATACGACGCGGTCGTCGCCATCACCAGCGGCACGCGCGACATGGGGCTCGTCATGAATCTCGTCTGGGACCACATCGTACCCGGGCTGAAAGACTCCGCGCTGCCTGCGGACGCGGCGGCCGAGCAGAGCTTGAAGGAGCGGCTGGCGCATCTTTCGATTGCGACGACGAAGGGCGCGGCGAGCTCGCCGCTCGCGGCAAGCATCGCGGGACGCCGATTCGTGTTTCCGGCAAACGGCGCGGGCATCGAGGCGATCCAATTTGAGCCGGCGGGCGCTGATGGCACCCAGCCGGTGACGGTCTGGGCCGGTGGCGAAGAGCGGCAGTTAGTCGTCGCTCATGGCCGCTGGAACAAGGGCGTGATGGGTGACGGGGGCAATCAGCCGGGCTCGGAGCTCGTCGCGGCCAGCGGCGCGTGGACGGCCGACGACACCTACACGACGCAGATC
- a CDS encoding carbohydrate binding domain-containing protein produces MTFFLPFRRQLAGAGAALLLAASLRAADPVPAGWFAWPMVEPAAGTALDVSWLNSARGPQLGRIAVRDGKFVDASGQPLRFWGANLSANECFPRTPEEAQLIARRLAKGGVNIARLHHLDNPWGVGSGGSLWPKRNAAHRELDPTQLDKLHRLIAELRTQGIYSNLNMKVSKTLVPADGFAATVSQLPSFQKRADIYDRKMIELQKDYARRLLTTKNPYTGLAPAEDPAVAVVELNNENSLLGFWTRDLGRGLDKFPEPFRRDLEVQWNAWLAQHYADDNALRSAWKPATAEGAGSLVTSASTWQLKPTSGATAEFSAAPASDELVVKVNATTGIAHHVQVSTYALPIADGAVYTVVFEAKADRPREFGVGVSVDNNAEPQQPWRSLGLHETVELGKDWRHFSLTFPAHSVGRSRGQLTLSAGQSTGTVTLRGLRLLRDAPGAGLVAGQSPAQQNVPIPTSYSARQWADWIAFLADTERAFAEEMRTFLKEELHVQAPIVCSQIDYGGLTGLNRERAMDFADAHAYWQHPEFIGGDWDPVNWVIKNSPQLAEFGERAFGELGTLALVRVAGKPFTVSEYDHPAPSEFVSEMYPTVATFAARQDWDIVYPFCIGGYGRTNPKGRLGDFFDQQDHPAKWGQAAFATVTFRRGLVAPAPQAAELQLGSPLWAEQPHADVLWRELIPDSLDFLNVRYAVNDQPGADGSRARLVCRGERESVAPVRLEMAAQGRVYVVDTPQAAAAVGFVGGATISTDALQVECPRFGRDFASITAVSLDGRPLRDSARAVVTLVARAHNQGMEWNKAHNSVGKNWGKGPMLAERVPARITLRGNTARTVHALKPDGSRGPVVPTEIVDGTLTFRVAPEHATLHYEITAR; encoded by the coding sequence ATGACCTTCTTTCTCCCCTTCCGCCGGCAATTGGCCGGCGCCGGTGCGGCCCTGCTGCTTGCCGCGTCGCTCCGTGCCGCCGACCCCGTGCCCGCTGGCTGGTTTGCCTGGCCCATGGTCGAGCCGGCCGCAGGGACGGCGCTCGACGTCAGCTGGCTCAACTCCGCCCGCGGCCCGCAACTCGGCCGAATCGCCGTGCGCGACGGCAAATTCGTCGACGCGAGCGGCCAGCCGCTCCGGTTCTGGGGCGCCAATCTTTCCGCTAACGAATGCTTCCCGCGCACGCCCGAAGAGGCGCAGTTGATCGCGCGGCGGCTCGCCAAGGGCGGCGTGAACATCGCGCGGCTGCACCACCTCGACAATCCGTGGGGCGTCGGCTCGGGCGGCAGCTTGTGGCCGAAGCGTAATGCCGCACATCGCGAGCTCGATCCGACGCAGCTCGACAAGCTGCACCGGCTGATCGCCGAACTGCGCACGCAGGGCATCTACTCGAACCTGAACATGAAGGTGTCGAAGACGCTCGTGCCGGCGGACGGATTCGCCGCGACCGTGAGCCAGCTGCCGTCGTTTCAGAAACGCGCGGACATTTACGATCGGAAGATGATCGAGCTGCAGAAGGATTACGCGCGCCGGTTGCTGACGACGAAGAATCCTTACACCGGCCTCGCGCCCGCTGAGGATCCGGCGGTCGCCGTCGTCGAGCTGAACAATGAAAACTCGCTGCTCGGGTTTTGGACGCGCGATCTCGGCCGCGGGCTCGACAAGTTTCCCGAGCCGTTCCGCCGCGATCTCGAAGTGCAGTGGAATGCCTGGCTCGCGCAACACTACGCCGACGACAACGCCCTGCGCTCCGCTTGGAAGCCGGCGACGGCAGAGGGTGCCGGCTCACTCGTGACCAGCGCGTCGACCTGGCAGTTGAAGCCCACGTCCGGCGCGACGGCGGAATTCAGCGCCGCGCCCGCCAGCGACGAACTCGTCGTCAAGGTGAACGCCACGACTGGCATCGCGCATCACGTGCAGGTTTCTACCTACGCGCTGCCGATCGCGGACGGCGCGGTTTACACGGTTGTGTTCGAGGCCAAGGCTGATCGTCCGCGCGAGTTCGGCGTCGGGGTCAGCGTGGACAACAACGCGGAGCCGCAGCAACCCTGGCGCAGCCTCGGGCTGCACGAGACGGTCGAGCTCGGCAAGGACTGGCGACACTTCAGCCTGACCTTTCCCGCGCACTCGGTCGGTCGCTCGCGCGGTCAGCTCACTCTCAGTGCCGGCCAATCGACCGGCACCGTGACGCTGCGCGGCTTGCGACTGCTGCGCGATGCGCCCGGCGCGGGATTGGTCGCAGGGCAATCGCCCGCGCAGCAAAACGTCCCGATCCCGACGAGCTACAGCGCCCGGCAGTGGGCGGACTGGATCGCATTCCTCGCCGACACCGAGCGCGCCTTCGCCGAGGAGATGCGGACCTTCTTGAAAGAGGAGCTGCACGTGCAGGCGCCGATCGTCTGCTCGCAGATCGACTACGGCGGGCTCACCGGCTTGAACCGCGAACGCGCGATGGATTTCGCCGACGCCCATGCCTACTGGCAGCATCCCGAGTTCATCGGGGGCGACTGGGATCCGGTGAACTGGGTGATCAAAAACAGCCCGCAGCTCGCGGAGTTCGGCGAGCGGGCCTTCGGCGAGCTGGGCACGCTCGCGCTCGTGCGCGTGGCCGGAAAGCCTTTCACCGTGAGCGAATACGATCATCCCGCACCAAGCGAGTTCGTCAGCGAGATGTATCCGACGGTGGCGACCTTCGCGGCCCGACAGGACTGGGACATCGTTTATCCGTTCTGCATCGGCGGCTACGGCCGTACGAATCCGAAGGGCCGGCTCGGCGATTTCTTCGACCAGCAGGATCATCCGGCCAAATGGGGCCAGGCAGCTTTCGCGACGGTGACGTTCCGCCGCGGACTCGTGGCGCCCGCGCCGCAGGCGGCGGAGTTGCAACTCGGCTCACCGCTCTGGGCCGAGCAGCCGCATGCCGACGTGCTCTGGCGCGAATTGATTCCCGATTCGCTCGATTTCCTGAACGTCCGTTACGCGGTGAACGACCAGCCCGGAGCGGACGGCTCCCGCGCGCGGCTGGTGTGCCGCGGCGAACGGGAGTCCGTGGCGCCCGTGCGACTGGAGATGGCTGCGCAGGGCCGCGTCTACGTCGTCGACACGCCCCAGGCCGCCGCTGCGGTCGGATTCGTCGGCGGCGCCACGATCTCCACTGATGCGCTGCAAGTGGAGTGCCCGCGGTTCGGTCGCGATTTCGCCAGCATCACCGCCGTGTCCCTCGATGGCCGGCCGCTGCGCGATTCTGCGCGTGCGGTCGTCACGCTGGTGGCGCGCGCGCACAATCAAGGCATGGAGTGGAACAAGGCGCACAACTCCGTCGGCAAGAACTGGGGCAAGGGGCCTATGCTCGCCGAGCGCGTGCCCGCGCGGATCACACTGCGCGGCAACACCGCTCGCACGGTCCATGCACTCAAGCCCGACGGCTCGCGCGGTCCGGTGGTGCCTACGGAAATCGTCGACGGCACCCTCACCTTCCGCGTCGCCCCCGAGCACGCCACGCTCCACTACGAAATCACCGCCCGCTGA
- a CDS encoding glycosyl hydrolase has protein sequence MNRTTRQLCFPGVAVAVLFALLALRAHATLDAPVSPNALPGVAAELQFFKNIQGRYIVGGQQEIAWSEPRAEEDVNYIVQHTGRTPGLRGFDFLQYTYSSSVRANQHSTERAIAWARAGGLVTYCCHMFMDIGSTNGTPQFYTPGSNGNPTGTNFDIRQAVVAGTPENTEYLAKLDLIAAELRKLRDAGVVVIWRPFHEAGGTWFWWSRYGAAPFKAAWQIMFERFTQIHGLTNLIWCFNPTDASTVMAGWYPGDAMVDMISLDVYPPPGTHPTYSSDYKAMRDFRVGRKVVVMSENGSIPDIDAMFAEGGSWGYFCTWNGFENDLSRNSLAFLDTVFNHARVLTRDELPSQYWFYSPDVVIDTPSQSVTAGANATFTATGPAGAPLRWQCNGVEVPGAGSATLTLTNMQPANTGLYVALSSSGAGERRSAAALVGLSTTAKVVGGGVERWPNIIHQNGNVFDQVQLTGAAEAITADSALGQITRTSFLDVDGDIVQVEFSGPGTLSLVLDEATAPAPAANYNQPDIQYVQGHAGIVITGATADTNVSVFTVGRATAVNQTLFKDEVNYDGVADVAFIAIASSDGRFGDVRAANATFFTLRGYTGLYAPGVVFGGPVYLGNVSAYGSAQSVILLGGVQGASRITGGDLYQENGAVVQVSGLTQLKFTGGSDSHGNAISAKPNAAVLKQNDLDVTAQIVVNP, from the coding sequence ATGAATCGCACAACCCGCCAGCTCTGCTTCCCCGGCGTGGCGGTGGCCGTGCTTTTCGCTCTGCTCGCACTGCGCGCGCACGCCACCTTGGATGCGCCCGTCTCGCCCAATGCCCTGCCGGGCGTCGCCGCCGAGCTGCAGTTTTTTAAGAATATCCAGGGCCGCTACATCGTCGGTGGGCAGCAGGAGATCGCCTGGAGCGAACCGCGCGCAGAGGAGGATGTGAACTACATCGTCCAGCACACCGGCCGGACGCCCGGACTGCGGGGCTTCGATTTTCTCCAATACACCTACAGCTCCTCCGTGCGTGCGAACCAGCACTCCACCGAGCGCGCGATCGCGTGGGCCCGGGCCGGCGGGCTTGTGACCTACTGCTGCCACATGTTCATGGATATCGGCTCCACGAACGGCACGCCGCAGTTCTACACGCCCGGCTCGAACGGCAATCCCACCGGCACGAACTTCGACATCCGCCAAGCCGTCGTCGCCGGCACGCCAGAGAACACCGAATACCTCGCAAAGCTCGATCTCATCGCGGCGGAGTTGAGAAAGCTCCGTGACGCGGGCGTGGTCGTGATTTGGCGGCCGTTCCACGAGGCGGGCGGCACGTGGTTCTGGTGGAGCCGCTACGGCGCCGCGCCGTTCAAGGCCGCCTGGCAGATCATGTTCGAGCGCTTCACGCAGATCCACGGGCTCACGAATCTGATCTGGTGCTTCAATCCGACCGACGCCTCGACCGTCATGGCCGGCTGGTATCCCGGCGATGCCATGGTCGACATGATCAGCCTCGACGTCTATCCGCCGCCGGGCACGCACCCGACTTACTCATCCGACTACAAGGCGATGCGCGATTTCCGCGTGGGCCGAAAAGTCGTCGTGATGAGTGAAAACGGTTCGATCCCCGATATCGATGCGATGTTCGCGGAAGGTGGCAGTTGGGGTTATTTCTGCACGTGGAACGGGTTTGAGAATGATCTCTCCCGGAACTCCCTCGCATTTCTCGATACCGTCTTCAACCACGCGCGCGTGCTCACGCGCGACGAGTTGCCGAGCCAGTATTGGTTCTACTCGCCGGACGTGGTGATCGACACGCCCAGCCAGTCCGTCACCGCCGGCGCGAACGCGACGTTCACCGCGACCGGACCCGCAGGTGCGCCGCTCCGCTGGCAGTGCAACGGCGTAGAGGTGCCCGGCGCGGGCAGCGCAACACTCACGCTGACGAATATGCAGCCAGCGAACACCGGGCTCTATGTCGCGTTGAGCAGCAGCGGAGCTGGCGAGCGCCGGAGCGCCGCGGCGCTTGTGGGTCTCTCCACGACGGCCAAGGTAGTGGGCGGCGGTGTGGAGCGGTGGCCCAACATCATTCACCAAAACGGCAACGTCTTCGACCAGGTGCAACTGACCGGTGCGGCGGAGGCGATCACCGCGGATTCCGCGCTCGGCCAGATCACGCGCACGTCGTTCCTCGACGTTGATGGGGACATCGTGCAGGTGGAGTTCAGCGGACCAGGCACGCTCTCGCTGGTGCTTGATGAAGCCACGGCGCCCGCACCGGCGGCAAACTACAACCAGCCCGACATCCAGTATGTGCAGGGTCACGCTGGGATCGTCATCACCGGTGCCACGGCAGACACCAACGTGTCGGTATTCACCGTCGGGCGCGCGACAGCGGTGAATCAGACGCTGTTCAAGGACGAGGTGAACTATGATGGCGTGGCCGACGTCGCGTTCATCGCGATCGCCAGCAGCGACGGCCGGTTTGGGGACGTGCGGGCGGCGAACGCGACGTTTTTCACGTTGCGCGGCTACACCGGGCTGTATGCTCCGGGCGTGGTGTTTGGTGGGCCCGTTTATCTCGGCAACGTGAGCGCCTACGGCTCGGCGCAATCTGTGATCCTGCTCGGTGGCGTGCAGGGGGCAAGCCGGATCACCGGCGGCGACCTTTACCAGGAAAACGGCGCGGTCGTGCAGGTGAGCGGGCTGACGCAGTTGAAATTCACCGGCGGCAGTGATTCGCACGGCAATGCCATCTCCGCCAAGCCCAACGCCGCCGTGCTCAAGCAGAACGACCTCGACGTCACCGCGCAAATCGTGGTGAACCCGTAA
- a CDS encoding peptidylprolyl isomerase, producing MSRAKFFLSLFAFITGAVAMLAQSTVPALKSGVTFSARTLVAGEAPISLHLSDYFEVPGVTGTVVQFDTIRGKFNAELLSADAPKTVTNFLNYTLRGAYTNSLVHRSVPGFVIQGGGYWLNSSTITPITTDPAVQNEFKLSNVRGTLAMAKTAQGPDTATSQWFINLADNHAALDSTNGGYTVFGRVLGTGMTIADSIAAIPVYDASSQLGSAFKEMPLTGSTLVTANLVMVHSVRAVPVYPNLADAGAVLTFSALSANTGVVTAEVVGSTLTLRPVAAGSTTVTVAATDTNGNQAPGQTSFAVTVTTTPVFTTQPAARSIDAGASATLTVAATAGATLQWYRNGRALSGATTEGVSITSMEPRWAGLYTVVARSGNAAARTTPAIVGLLLNEGKVFGTAEEVGSNIPHPNGNIFDQVLLQKSATTGASAASIRADYAQNQITRTSFIGLNDDIVQVEYSGPGTLSILMDSVSGPATPTKYNQPDTQYVRGHASIVITGANENSHVSVFTVGKLTAYDPTGAFDISKPISSTNNPANNGNPIFKSGESYDGMAIIARISIRSTDGKFGSIRTADTLFYDDAGYVGIYAPGVTVVDRVVIGDINADGGATPAIILGGSPAELTLVTGGDLHQNNGQPIQISGITKLKFQAGTDSHGNTLPAQKNQGILHQNGVNVTAQIAVNPQ from the coding sequence ATGTCACGGGCAAAGTTCTTCCTTTCTCTTTTTGCATTCATCACTGGAGCGGTGGCGATGCTCGCGCAGAGCACCGTGCCGGCGCTGAAATCGGGCGTCACCTTTTCCGCCCGCACGTTGGTCGCTGGCGAAGCGCCCATTTCCCTTCACCTTTCCGACTACTTCGAGGTACCGGGCGTCACCGGCACGGTCGTGCAGTTCGACACCATTCGCGGCAAATTCAATGCCGAGTTGTTGTCAGCTGACGCCCCGAAAACCGTCACGAATTTCCTCAACTACACGCTGCGCGGCGCTTACACCAACAGTCTCGTGCACCGCTCGGTGCCGGGATTTGTGATCCAAGGAGGTGGCTATTGGCTGAACAGCTCCACCATCACGCCGATTACCACCGATCCGGCGGTTCAAAACGAGTTCAAGCTATCAAACGTTCGCGGAACACTCGCGATGGCGAAAACCGCGCAGGGCCCGGATACGGCCACCTCGCAATGGTTCATCAATCTCGCCGACAACCACGCGGCGCTTGATTCCACCAACGGTGGCTACACGGTCTTCGGCCGCGTGCTGGGCACCGGCATGACGATCGCGGACTCGATTGCCGCCATTCCCGTTTACGATGCGAGCAGCCAACTCGGCAGCGCTTTCAAGGAGATGCCGCTCACCGGCTCGACCTTGGTGACAGCCAATCTCGTGATGGTCCACAGCGTACGGGCCGTGCCTGTCTATCCCAACCTGGCAGACGCAGGCGCCGTGCTCACGTTCTCCGCGCTCAGCGCCAATACCGGCGTCGTCACCGCGGAGGTGGTGGGGTCCACGCTCACCCTGCGGCCGGTGGCTGCGGGCAGCACGACCGTGACGGTGGCCGCCACGGATACCAACGGCAACCAAGCGCCGGGCCAAACCAGCTTTGCGGTGACCGTCACGACCACGCCCGTGTTCACCACGCAACCCGCCGCTCGTTCAATCGACGCGGGCGCTTCCGCGACCCTCACGGTCGCCGCCACGGCGGGCGCGACGCTGCAATGGTATCGCAACGGGCGCGCGCTTTCCGGTGCTACAACAGAAGGCGTTTCCATCACGTCCATGGAACCCCGATGGGCTGGGCTTTACACGGTCGTCGCTCGGTCGGGCAATGCCGCGGCTCGCACGACTCCAGCGATTGTTGGACTCCTGCTCAACGAGGGTAAAGTTTTCGGCACCGCCGAGGAGGTGGGCTCCAACATTCCCCATCCGAACGGCAACATTTTCGATCAGGTGCTGCTGCAAAAGTCCGCGACGACAGGAGCTTCGGCCGCATCGATCCGAGCTGACTACGCGCAGAACCAAATCACCCGGACTTCCTTCATCGGACTAAACGACGACATCGTGCAGGTCGAGTATAGCGGGCCTGGCACGCTCTCGATCCTGATGGATTCAGTCTCTGGGCCTGCTACGCCGACCAAATACAATCAGCCGGACACACAATATGTTCGGGGCCACGCGAGTATCGTGATCACCGGAGCGAATGAAAACTCACACGTCTCGGTCTTCACCGTCGGCAAGCTGACCGCTTATGACCCCACCGGAGCCTTCGACATTAGCAAACCGATCAGCTCGACCAACAATCCTGCCAACAACGGTAACCCAATCTTTAAATCCGGTGAGAGCTACGATGGCATGGCGATCATCGCACGGATCTCGATCCGTAGTACGGATGGCAAATTCGGCAGCATCCGGACGGCCGACACGCTGTTCTATGATGACGCAGGCTACGTCGGCATTTACGCACCAGGAGTCACGGTCGTTGATCGGGTTGTCATTGGCGACATCAACGCAGACGGGGGAGCAACGCCCGCGATCATCCTGGGGGGCTCGCCTGCGGAGCTAACCTTGGTGACCGGCGGCGACCTTCACCAGAACAACGGTCAACCGATCCAGATCAGTGGGATCACGAAATTGAAATTCCAAGCGGGCACGGACTCCCATGGCAATACCCTGCCTGCCCAGAAAAACCAGGGCATCCTCCACCAGAACGGCGTGAACGTCACCGCGCAGATCGCGGTGAACCCACAGTAA
- a CDS encoding DUF72 domain-containing protein — protein MADTRIGISGWTYAPWRGTFFPAGLSRGRELAYAAAQVRTIEINGTFYSMQRPSSFAAWRAETPDDFVFAIKGPRFVTHMKQLNDVVAPLGNFFASGVLRLGPKLGPLLWQLPPRMRFNPERLARFFDVLPRTQREAALLGRHHDHRLKARAWLRVERDQPLRHALEVRHDSFMTDEFITLLRRHDIGLVVADTAGKWPRLGDVTADFVYVRLHGDTELYASGYTQEALQTWAARIRAWSAGKDISDLPRVGASAARRPAGRDVFVYFDNDVKTHAPFDAMTLAHELGLGPPAPAGPLPGTGRVEAVRTTWAAWRSPRVAARRTRRPTSQRSMITLNERT, from the coding sequence ATGGCGGACACGCGCATCGGGATCTCCGGTTGGACCTATGCTCCGTGGCGGGGCACGTTCTTCCCTGCCGGGCTGAGCCGCGGGCGCGAGCTGGCGTATGCGGCGGCGCAGGTGCGCACGATCGAGATCAACGGGACGTTTTATTCCATGCAACGGCCCTCGAGCTTCGCGGCCTGGCGAGCCGAGACGCCGGACGATTTCGTCTTCGCGATCAAGGGGCCACGGTTCGTGACGCACATGAAACAGCTCAACGACGTGGTTGCGCCGTTGGGCAATTTTTTCGCTTCCGGGGTGCTCCGGTTGGGGCCGAAGCTCGGTCCGTTGCTGTGGCAGCTGCCGCCGCGGATGCGTTTCAATCCCGAGCGACTGGCGCGGTTTTTCGACGTGCTGCCGCGGACCCAACGCGAAGCCGCGCTGCTGGGCCGGCATCATGACCATCGGCTCAAGGCGCGCGCCTGGCTGCGGGTCGAGCGCGATCAACCGCTGCGCCACGCATTGGAGGTGCGCCACGATTCGTTCATGACGGATGAGTTCATCACACTGCTCCGGCGGCACGACATCGGGCTGGTCGTGGCGGATACGGCCGGCAAATGGCCGCGGTTGGGCGATGTCACGGCGGATTTTGTTTACGTGCGCCTGCACGGCGACACCGAGCTGTACGCGAGTGGTTACACCCAGGAGGCGCTGCAGACCTGGGCGGCGCGGATCCGGGCCTGGAGTGCGGGGAAAGACATCTCGGATCTGCCGCGGGTCGGTGCGTCCGCCGCCCGGCGGCCGGCGGGACGCGACGTGTTCGTCTATTTCGACAACGATGTGAAGACGCACGCGCCGTTCGATGCGATGACACTTGCGCACGAGTTGGGCCTCGGGCCGCCCGCGCCGGCCGGCCCGCTGCCGGGCACGGGCCGCGTCGAAGCCGTTCGCACCACTTGGGCCGCCTGGCGCTCACCGCGCGTCGCGGCGCGCCGGACCCGTCGGCCCACCTCTCAACGGTCAATGATAACCCTCAACGAAAGGACCTGA
- a CDS encoding ferritin-like domain-containing protein produces the protein MSKTTTLQELLIDELKDLYNAETQLTKALPKMAKAANDENLKAGFEEHLDQTHEHIARLDRAMELLEASPKGKTCKAMKGLIAEGEEKIKEDASPAVKDAALIGAAQKVEHYEIAGYGTVRTFAELLGEDEIVSLLQETLDEEAETDRKLTALASSLNLKAETEGEEEDEEEDEE, from the coding sequence ATGTCCAAAACCACTACGCTCCAGGAACTGCTGATCGACGAACTCAAGGACCTTTACAACGCCGAGACGCAGCTGACGAAGGCGCTGCCGAAGATGGCCAAGGCGGCGAACGACGAGAATCTCAAGGCCGGCTTCGAGGAACACCTCGACCAGACGCACGAACACATCGCGCGGCTCGACCGGGCCATGGAACTGCTCGAAGCCTCGCCAAAGGGCAAAACCTGCAAAGCCATGAAAGGCCTCATCGCCGAGGGCGAAGAGAAGATCAAGGAGGACGCTTCACCCGCGGTGAAGGATGCCGCCCTGATCGGCGCCGCCCAGAAGGTCGAGCATTACGAGATCGCCGGCTACGGCACGGTGCGAACCTTCGCCGAACTGCTCGGCGAGGACGAGATCGTGTCGCTCCTGCAGGAAACGCTCGACGAAGAAGCGGAGACCGACCGGAAGCTCACCGCTCTCGCCTCTTCGCTGAACCTCAAGGCCGAGACCGAAGGCGAAGAAGAGGACGAGGAAGAAGACGAGGAATAG
- a CDS encoding DUF2934 domain-containing protein: protein MRPIAISPMDSAEPRRYSQRVMNDASSSSLSATSQSQISHDEISRHAQELWEKYGRPSGRDEAIWLEAERNLRDQRATTPAPAFAGEATPASTAPATPPPSPGARAGRAGGATATPRMPGGRARSKG, encoded by the coding sequence ATGCGACCCATCGCAATCAGCCCGATGGATTCCGCAGAGCCGCGCCGCTATAGTCAGCGAGTCATGAACGACGCGAGTTCTTCTTCTCTTTCCGCCACCTCTCAGTCCCAAATCTCCCACGACGAGATTTCCCGCCACGCCCAGGAGCTGTGGGAAAAATATGGCCGACCCTCCGGCCGCGATGAGGCGATCTGGCTCGAGGCCGAACGTAATCTGCGCGACCAGCGCGCGACCACGCCTGCGCCCGCGTTCGCCGGCGAGGCGACGCCGGCCTCCACCGCGCCCGCCACTCCGCCGCCCTCGCCCGGCGCCCGCGCGGGCCGCGCCGGCGGTGCGACCGCCACTCCCCGGATGCCGGGAGGGCGGGCCCGCTCCAAAGGTTAA